A portion of the Lolium rigidum isolate FL_2022 chromosome 1, APGP_CSIRO_Lrig_0.1, whole genome shotgun sequence genome contains these proteins:
- the LOC124684344 gene encoding aminopeptidase M1-B-like — protein sequence MVESPEQFRGQSRLPRFAEPLRYDLLLRPDLAACTFSGSAAVAVAVSAPTRFLVLNAADLSVDGSSIRFQDVAPTEVVQFEEDEILVIGFGQVLPIGEGVVTMNFTGTLNDQMRGFYRSKYDYNGESRNMAVTQFEAADARRCFPCWDEPAFKAKFKLTLEVPTELVALSNMPVVKETVHGPLKTVCYEESPLMSTYLVAIVVGLFDYIESSTLEGTKVRVYTQVGKTSQGKFALDVGVKSLDLYKDYFATPYPLPKLDMIAIPDFSAGAMENYGLVTYRDSALLYDEQLSSASNKQQVAITVAHELAHQWFGNLVTMEWWTHLWLNEGFASWVSYLAVESIFPEWNNWTQFLDETTSGLRLDALAESHPIEVEVNHASEIDAIFDSISYDKGASVIRMLQSYLGADRFQKALASYIKKYAYSNAKTEDLWAVLEEETGEPVKDLMTTWTKQQGYPVIFAKLNGQYLELEQAQFLSDGSSGPGTWIVPMTSCCGSYDVNKKFLLKGKADKIHIKDFAASQTADRGTGQNSWIKLNIDQTGFYRVKYDDELAAGLENAVKANKLSLMDMIGIVEDSYALSVACKQTLTSLLRLLNAYRHESDYTVLSHVTSVCLGVNKISTDATPDLSRDIKQLLIKLLLLAAKRVGWDPKVGESHLDVMLRSLLLLALVKLGHDETIAEGIRRFHIFLEDRKSPLLPPDNRKAAYLAVMRSVSTSSRAGYDSLLKIYRETSEAQEKSRILGSLSSCPDKDIVVEALNFMLTDEVRNQDAFYVLGGISLEGREVAWAWLQVCYSFRVIG from the exons ATGGTGGAGTCGCCGGAGCAGTTCAGGGGGCAGTCCCGCCTCCCCCGCTTCGCCGAGCCCCTCCGCTacgacctcctcctccgccccgacCTCGCCGCCTGCACCTTCTCCGGCTCCGCGGCCGTCGCCGTCGCAGTGTCCGCGCCCACACGTTTCCTCGTGCTCAACGCCGCCGACCTTTCCGTCGACGGATCCTCCATCCGCTTCCAG GATGTGGCGCCGACGGAGGTGGTGCAGTTCGAGGAAGATGAGATCCTGGTCATCGGCTTCGGCCAGGTGCTGCCCATCGGCGAGGGCGTGGTCACCATGAACTTCACTGGGACCCTCAACGACCAGATGAGGGGCTTCTACAGGAG CAAGTATGATTACAATGGGGAGTCAAGAAACATGGCAGTCACACAGTTTGAAGCTGCTGATGCACGGCGGTGCTTTCCATGCTGGGATGAGCCTGCATTTAAG GCCAAGTTCAAATTAACATTAGAAGTTCCAACTGAGCTGGTAGCATTGTCCAACATGCCAGTAGTTAAGGAGACAGTTCATGGACCTCTCAAGACAGTCTGCTACGAGGAGTCTCCACTTATGTCAACATATCTGGTCGCTATAGTTGTTGGTTTATTTGATTACATAGAGAGCTCAACGTTAGAAG GCACCAAAGTTCGTGTGTATACTCAAGTTGGAAAGACTAGTCAAGGAAAGTTCGCACTAGATGTTGGGGTGAAGTCACTGGATCTATACAAAGA TTATTTTGCCACTCCATACCCACTACCTAAGCTGGATATGATTGCTATCCCTGATTTCTCTGCTGGAGCTATGGAGAACTATGGATTGGTCACTTACAGAGACTCAGCTTTGCTTTATGACGAGCAATTATCATCAGCATCCAACAAACAACAG GTAGCAATCACTGTTGCACATGAATTGGCTCACCAATGGTTTGGCAATCTTGTGACTATGGAATGGTGGACTCACTTGTGGCTAAACGAGGGTTTTGCTTCCTGG GTGAGTTACTTAGCTGTAGAATCTATATTTCCTGAATGGAATAATTGGACACAATTCCTCGATGAGACGACATCTGGGCTCAGACTGGATGCGCTTGCAGAATCACATCCTATTGAG GTTGAAGTAAACCATGCCAGTGAAATTGATGCGATCTTTGATTCCATAAGCTACGACAAGGGTGCTTCTGTCATTCGCATGCTGCAAAGCTATCTTGGTGCAGACCGTTTTCAG AAAGCTTTGGCTTCATACATAAAGAAGTACGCGTACTCAAACGCTAAAACCGAAGACCTGTGGGCTGTTCTTGAGGAGGAAACTGGGGAGCCTGTTAAAGACCTGATGACTACATGGACTAAACAACAAGGATATCCTGTTATATTTGCAAAACTAAATGGGCAATATTTGGAACTCGAGCAG GCTCAGTTTCTGTCAGATGGATCATCTGGTCCTGGCACGTGGATTGTTCCTATGACATCATGCTGTGGCTCATATGATGTGAATAAAAAGTTTCTATTGAAAGGGAAGGCTGATAAGATCCATATAAAAGATTTTGCGGCCTCCCAAACTGCTGACAGAGGGACAGGCCAAAACTCTTGGATCAAACTGAACATTGATCAAACTGGATTTTATAGAGTGAAGTATGATGATGAACTTGCAGCCGGACTTGAAAATGCAGTAAAGGCCAACAAACTCTCGTTAATGGATATGATTG GTATTGTGGAGGATTCATATGCCCTTTCTGTTGCTTGCAAACAAACACTGACATCATTGCTGCGTCTGCTGAATGCTTATCGTCATGAGTCTGATTATACTGTGCTTTCACATGTAACCTCT GTATGTTTAGGCGTTAATAAAATATCAACTGATGCTACTCCTGACTTGTCTAGAGATATCAAACAACTTCTGATCAAGCTTCTTCTATTAGCTGCCAA AAGAGTAGGCTGGGATCCTAAGGTTGGTGAAAGCCATCTTGATGTCATGCTTAGATCACTGCTCTTGCTTGCTCTTGTCAAACTTGGACATGATGAGACTATAGCTGAGGGAATTCGCCGTTTCCACATCTTCTTAGAAGACCGAAAAAGTCCCCTTCTGCCACCAGATAATAGAAAG GCAGCATACCTTGCTGTGATGCGGAGCGTGAGTACCTCAAGCAGGGCCGGTTATGATTCTCTCCTCAAAATCTACAGGGAAACATCTGAAGCACAGGAGAAGTCTCGCATCTTAG GCTCGTTGTCTTCGTGCCCAGACAAGGATATTGTTGTTGAGGCATTGAACTTTATGCTTACAGATGAG GTACGGAATCAAGATGCATTTTATGTCCTTGGTGGTATTAGCTTAGAAGGACGTGAAGTTGCATGGGCCTGGCTTCAGGTATGTTATAGTTTCAGGGTAATTGGCTAG